AGTGATCTCAGAAGGGCTTTTATCTTCTACACAAGTAGTAAGAGGTATGTATTTCCTAATCAAGGTGATGAGAAAGGAGAAAGACTCAATTACAGCATTATTAGACAAAAGGTGAGAAAGCAGAGACTGAGTTCCTTCAAATTATTTGGGTCTTTTCAGACATTGAGCTCTCTAGGGTATCACTGGGGGTACCTGTACTCTATATGCCTACGGACCACTGTTAGACAGTCAAAATACCAGAAAAAACAGCACCAGTAGACAGCTGATATCTTCAGGGAAAAATCTCTCATCAGACTGAATAGGACACAGAGATTCAATCAGATCCCCGAGGGACCATGAACCATGTCTTCTGTGTCAGACTGTTTACTTGaggaaacaattttttaaatataacctGGCATTTAGAATGCTGTTATTTggagttttatatttaaacatctaatatgactgtttattttaaagaaatgttctAAGAATTCACATCTGTGAATAAAACAAAGACTCAAGCATGTTCTTAAAAACTTAATTCTAGTGGGAAAAAGCAGAATAGATGTGGAAGTACCTGAGCAATCAAAGCGGTGAGTGCTAGAGGAGGAGAATAAAAGGAGTGGGAGAGGGCAGGAAGGCCTCACTGCAGAGAGTAGATGGGGGTCAAATAGACACAACAAAGGGCATCCTCAGGAAAAGAGAAGCCCTTAAGAGCATAAGCTCTGCAAAAGGCTAATATGACTGTGGGGATTGAGCAGAGGGGAGACTAGTAGAAAGGGAGCAACCAAAGGAAGAGTTTGGACTGTACCTGGAGGTGAAATGAGGAATAAGGTTTTACAGAGAGAATGCACTGAAAGCATTCCTTTAGAAAGCAGCTGATGCCACAAATGAGCTTTAGGGCTATGAGGAAAGAAGCTGTATGTGTGGTAAGTAGGAGACTTGCAAACTAAGACAAGGCAATGGTTCCAAGcagagaaagaataagaagataTCCACTActaccaagattttttttatagcCTGAACATGACAAGTTAAGATTGTCTCCAGGATTTCTCACCTGAGGACAGAGAGGAAGCTGAGGGGAAAGCAAAGCAGATCAATACTGTTCAAAGAGAGCAAGGAGGAGACATTCAAGTATAAGTTTATTAAACTCCAACTTGTACAGAAAACTCATTAACAAGCTGTTTCTGCTGGAAATAGTAGTTAAAACTGTCAGCAAAGCTATGTACCAAAGTCCAAGCCACTATGGGATCACCAAGGAAGGGGATGCAGATAAAGGACAACACAGGGGGGAAAAAGAAACCAACTAAGGAAGCAAGAGAAGTGAGAAATCAGAATAGCTGGACTTTATCTCCAAGCCAATGTCCTCCCCTGATCATTTTGCTTActtatttctatctttctccACTTTGGAGAAGCCATGCTCTCTTTTGGACAACGTTCTTCTCACATCCAAGTTTCAAAAACAACTATTTTGTTTCATATGCACATTATTTGGTACCTTatagcaaattttaaaaaagtaacatgTGAGGGGGACAGGCGGAATGTTCTCGACCGTCTCATTCATATGGTCTTCCCCTTGCTTAGAAAAAAAGAAGGCCAAGTATTTGATATACAGGTCCTAATAAGATCTATAGTTCTCAATATGCTGGTAAGAACTAGACAACTGTCATGAGAGAGGCACTGTGCCAAGATGACACCAGAACCAGGAATTTAAGTCAGGAAGTCAAAAGAACAGGAAAAGGACAAATCAAAGGAAGGCTTTTGAGGTGAGAACAAGTCCTCTCACTAAATTCCCTAGGAAAGTCAGCCTGGGAGGATCAGTCTACAGCCTCCAGCCTGGAACCCTTTTACAAGTCTGGAAGAAAGACATCATTTTCAAGTTTACTAACAGTGAGAGTACAAAGCAGAGGCAATTCAAGGGCTGTATTTCAGTCTCTGACTGAAGATAATCTGTTATGACCATTTTTTCTGTGCTCTTGTGCATGGTGTTACCAACCTATCTCCCCACAATCAAAACTTGTacggtgtttttttattttattttattttggtttttgggtcacacctggtgacgctcaggggttatttctgtttatgcactcagaaattgctcctggctagggggaccataagggactcggaggattgaaccaggtctgtcctggatctgctgtgtgtaaggcaaataccctaccactgtgctattgcgccGGCCTCAAAACCTGTATGTTTTAACTACAAACTCCACTATCATCTTCTTCATAACTCTACAGAGCTGAATTAAAAGCCAAGCTGAACAACATTTCAATATGTATAACCCATTATTCCATACACACCATAAATTATCatgattaagaaaaaattaactgCTAGGTTCTTAAAAAAGACGATTGATTACTCACTTTTAATCCAGCTGCATAGCCCACTGGTTGTGGGGCAATACTAGATTGTCCAGGTTCCCCTACAACCACTGCTAAGCCAAAGACCTCCTGGAAGGCATCTCGAATGGCAGCAACTTTTACATCTTTATTTGAGGTCACTACAATATCCAGTTCACCTCCTGATTCTGTAAACATCAAAAGAAGATTTCAACTCCCAAATGATGGAATTCTTGTCACTACACATGCTATCATTCTACTTATAAATTATTAACAACTTCAAAAAGTGATACAAGATATAGACTACAGATTAATTTGTGAGGCAAAGAAAACTAAGGTTATTCTTGATGCAGGAAAGATGGCTGAGAATGCAAACTTCATCATACTTTGTATTCAACCTGACATTTTCACTTTCTAATCTAATAACCCAACAAGACCCAACAAGTGCTAGTCCCAAACTTTAACTtatccccaatttttttcttgttgacagCATCTCTTCTTAgtagtatttttttctctcattgctcattttctttttaataatttttaatttgaccaaagtggattacaaatctttcacagtaatattttaggtacatatgagattgaatcagaggcattcctaccaccaatgctgtcctccctccacccctgttcccagcatgcatcccatatccccctcctttaccccacccccatcccccggGCTGCTCCTataaatggtcccttctgtgcctagcttgttgtagattgggtatcgaaaACTATGTACTATCTGAAGTAGTATTTGCAAACACACTTTCTAATGGTCATGGTATCACCTACCATAAATAGAGCACAACACCAAAATGTTCTCCTGTTATTTTATGAAATACTATCCTACAATATACTAATAATGCCCCTTAAAAACAGCATTCTTTAGTTACTCCTTAGAAGTTTAGGAGACACTACTTACCACATTTCTTTCttgagaaataatatataataatatatatatataaataatataaatatataaataatatatataaaagagaagtCTAACATAAAACTactttttaataaactatttttcaTACTTACTCTGTTCACAGAATACATTTTAAACAATAAGAGTTCCTATGGGCCAAAGGATAATATAGTTGCGGGTAGGGAACTTGTCTTGTATACAATCAACTGGAGTTCAatcctatttgttttgttttgagtataCACCCACCAAAAGTTCTAATAACAGTTTCTAAAATGACTTCAAAAGGTTTAATATAGGAAATACTATAGCAGCTAggcaattttttaaatcacattaaaTGATTTAATGTGCAGAACCTATAGGAAGAGTAGCAATTTCTCACCCACAATCAAAATATGAGTTTGTGAAGAAAATAAGAGGCAAAAATTATGTCAAACCTAATTACTATAAATATATGGAATTACTATATATATTGAGTGTAAATCTAACTCCCCTGGCCATTACAAAGAACAATTCAGctgacttaatttctttcttttttttggcggggagggggtttgggtcacactcggcagcccttaggggttactcctggctctatgctcagaaattgcccccggcaggctcaggggactatatgggatgctgggattctaaccaacgtccttctgcatgcaaggcaaaagccttaccgctgtttATTTCTTCGGCCCCAAGCTGACTTAATTTCTGATTCAATTTACTATTTCACTAAAAGTAAAGCAGCAAAGTGTAAAAAACACAGCATACATTTTGTTTTGTCCACCAAACTGTCTTCAATAGAACGGCTAGAAATTCTAATCACCAATCCTGCTAAATTATGTTTCATTATATACTGAATATGCACATTAAAATTAAACAGCAGTTAAATTAAGTTCCCCCCAAATATTCCTAAGTTAAGCATTCACACATTTCATTAAAATAACTGAAATGTCAAAACTAAGTATGAACAAAGTGTCAAATACcaatcataaataaaattcatataaagcAACACTTAAtcacttttataattaaaatcagTAAGTTTGTTAATCATTCATATTCGCTTATTCCATCAAAATCCATTGTTTTCAAAACATATTTGATGGTGTGAACAAGAAAAAGATGAATACCAAAACTTGCATAATCAATTTAATGTAAGAATTATCAGAATTCCTTCATAAAAGTTCTATGCAATTACAATAAGGAGCAGAAACTGAgaccatgttaaaaaaaataattgctggTCAGTTTTAAATACTGATACATACTGATGTATGGAGCCATGCCAGGGTCCAGCGTTGTAATCATGGTTTCTACTGAGTGTTTTGTCTTATCAAGCACAGATTTTACCATCGGATTCCCAGCTACACCCTGTAAAAGACAAATTGGCATTTTAATACCCACCCTAAGCAAATAAAACCATGATAACTTGAtggtgaaggaagaaaaaaattttttaagttctaGGGCCTGAGCCCTATAGTGGATGGGGTTATGTCTCACACTTaaccaacctggtttgattcctggcagcccatatggtccccaaagcccagcAATTGATCCCTCAATGCAGAATCAGAGCAAGCCCTAAGTGCCTTTGGGTATAGacaccccaaacaaaaagcaaaaatgttcttaatgcATTACAGACACATACTTTGGTATTatataaggggaaaaaagaaggttgtGATAATATCAAATTGCTAATGCATTTCAAAGTATTTGCTCAGGTTTCTCTTATCACAAACCCATAGCACTCCACAGACCACACTTGAGCAGGATGGCCTGAGAAGAATATCTGTACATCACTCTTCTATTGGGTGAACTTTTACTTCAATTTATTTCTATACAAGACTATATATTAAACTCGTCTGTCAGTGTCCAAAATAAAGACTAGTTAGATGCTTTCAGAGGCCCCAATGTTTtcccctaataaaaaaaaaagtgaaaagagtaaaaaaaccaaacaaacaaacaaaaaaaagaaatggggttggggccgaagagatagcatggaggtaaggtgtttgcctcacatgcagaaggacggtgattcaaatcccggcatcccatatggttggttccctgagcctgccaggatcaatttctgagcgtagagccagtacaggagtaacccctgagcgctgccaggtgtaacccaaaaaccaaaaaaaaaaaagaaaaaaagaaatgggcttAATAATTAAATGTACCCAGATGCTTTGAAGTGACATGTCTGTTCCCACCATGTAATAGAGTAAGTGTTCCACAAATATGAGTAGCATGAGTTACAATAGCAGTGCAAGATGCTAGTGCAAAAGCAGCAGAGCAGTGTGAAATTGATATAGATTGATATATTGTATAGATATAAATATCTATGAAGTATAGATACTGATATAGAAAATGATATCACACAATATAGTAAGCAACAAAAACATGacatatcaaaatatcaaaacattGATTTTGTAGCTGAAAAAAAAGTTATACTTGATACCTGCTATCTAAGCAGTAAatggataaattaaaaatatatgtaactaTGACAGAATTAACAGAAACAACAATGAAAGATTTACCAGGGATGTAGTTGGTAAAATAATTCTTAtcattaaaagtgaaaaaaaaaaaaaaacacttctgaaaATGTTTAAGCTGCAGTGTCAGAAAAGTGAAAATTCTTATACAACCTCAAGAGAAAATTGTCCCAATTTAAACcagaaaacatatataaaagtcacaaatacaaatagccaaaagtcATATGAAAAGCTCTTAAAAATCCACAAccagagaaatgcaaatgaaaaatatttctttcttgctttccagagtggaaaagattatttttaaaataataatcagagAGAAATGGGATGACAGTACAACCAACCTTCCTGGTAAGCAATTCTATCTCCTAAGTTCAATGAGATCATTCTGACATTcatcaggagttaaccctgatgAAACAAATATGAGCATAAATATTTGCACACAAGTGATTATCATGGGACAGAGGAGGTGGCTCAGACGGCTGGAGTGCAAGCTTTgcttattggagtcccagattcagtcctgagcactgccagatatgtttTCCTTCCAAAAGAGATTGATTATACAGTTATTTTAATAACTCTAATCAGAAAAGGCCCAAGCACATTTAGTCAAATGTAATTTCATGACGGTAGAGGTCCAGAGAGCAGTTAGTCACAAGTAAGAAAGGTTAAAAATACTCTGGCCTACTGCACTGGGGTAAGGGCCAGCCTGTGGATCTGTATACAGGACAGGTGTCAATCCAGTGGTGTGAAAAAGCTGAAGAGCGCTCATCTATGACATGTGATGTCATTATGTATCATATATGTAAAAGAAAGTCCTTTTACCTTAATGAATCCCCAGAGTCCACCTGCAGATGCTTCATCCTGCACACTAATAATTCTTGGATCTTCCTGCTCCTCTGGAAAGGTGATGGCTGATGGAGAGCCAGCTCCCTGGGCCAGAGATGTGAGACTGGCTTGCTGAGTTATGGGAGCTGGCAAAACACctagaaaaggcaaaaaaagttttaatgtttGTGATCTAGTCCATAAACAAACCAGTAAGAAAAAACATAGGAATGAGAAGTCAAATAGCTTCAGTGGCTTCAAGATTTAACTATGAACTTAAGTCATCACTTACATctttacaaagttacaaagaaaacaaaattccaaATAGGAAAATGTCTTCACTTGTCACAGACCAAAGATTCTAATAATGGATATGTCCTCCCCAAAATATCTATGTTAAGAAGTAGTTCAGGAATCTGAGAAGTGGCACTTGGGTGAAGGCACacgttttgcatgtggccaacctggcaccacatggtcccctgagtatcaccagatgcaGCTTTAGaaaaccccaagcaccactatgGTGATGATCTAGGTAATCCTGGGTACTGCATTCCTGGGCATTTGCACCGATCACTAAGCAGCTGGTTGATATGTGCCATGATGGGTCACAGTCCTCCAAGTACCCCTTTGGGAGGCTCCTCCATCACAATGACCTTATGTAGCACTTAGATATGGAGAGCAATAAACTTCTAAAGTGTCCTAGTGTCATTAAAGACTTGAACAAAAGCATGTGAGTTTCTAAGCCCATATATAAAAGCATATCATAAAGTATACGTTTTTCACACACCCAGCTTATTTTGAGGGGGGAGAGAGCATTACCAGTAGTACTACTATGCaataccagagatcaaaaccagggttCTAACATGTGTTctagcatgtgctctagccctgtGAACCATCTCCCTGGCTACCATGTACCCTCTTTCCAATTCAAATTTCAGTCATGGGAATCATACTCCACATAAAAAAGTCATTTGTAAAGGTTaataaaaatatggtaatataattttttttgtttgctttttgggccacccccggtgacactcaggggtgactcctggctatgtgctcaaaaatcactcctggctctggggaccatatgggatactggagatcgaacccaggtccgtcctgggtcagccacatgcaaggaaaatgccaaaccactgtgctattactccagctctgggtaattttaaaaatatatttttttaaaagttatttatggggccaaagagaaagcacagcggtagggtgtttgccttgcatgcagctgatccaggacgaacagtggttcgaatcccggcatcccatatggtccctcatgcctgtcaggagcgatttctgagcgagagccaggagtgtgacccaaaaaccaaaaccaaaacaaaaaaggtatttaggcagaaaaatcacacaaaaaatttttatatttattaatatattttacaaaccTAACTGGCTCACAACAAACATTTGAGGATGTCAGAATAAcaagacctcaaaaaaaaaatggccatttTCCACTGACTCATGGTCCACATGAACCTCTGATTTCCAGTTTGATCTAATGGTACTACTCTATGCACCATTCAGTGATTATTCCAAACCCTCCCCCTCCAGcagcaccagagatcaaaccctaaggtcttatgcatgcatatatattctCCACAGCTGAGAGACATCCaagccctttttttttaaataaaactcttAAATTTGACCCTAATGTTTAAGTGCACAAAATGTCTTGTAATTCTAACATTGTAGAGTATGTTAaattttggagccagagcaatagcacagtggtagtgtgtttgccttgcacgcggctgaccctggacgaacctgggttcgatccctggcgtcccatctggtcccccaagttagaagtgatttttgagcacatagccggaagtaacccctgagtatcactggctgtggcccaaaaacaaaaaacaaaaaaaaattttttttaaggcaCAAAAAAATCAAGTGCTAAATTCCATGAGCTTAATTTTAATCACTTAAATGACAAGATCACAATAATACCAAATTCTGAAATTCAAAAGAGTTACAATGCAGAGATACTGGGACCATTTTAATTGTTGCTACTGAGATAAAATGGTGTTATTGCTACTGGAGCACATGATATGCAAGGCCTTAGCACAAAGCCGCAAAGCATAGCCAGGGGTTGCCTGGGCTGATGCACCTGTCAGATATAACACCATCAATCTGGGTACTGCCTGAAAGGCTTCTAGGCCTCTTGAGCACTATTTGACTATGTCCCCCCAACCACCCAATCCCCATTCACACAACATGAGGTGTAGTTGTTTttgacattttcaaaaaaaaattgaataaaaaaatttacaaaaaaattgaagtttttCAAAAGCCAACATTTCTGTGCATATACACAGAAATAAAAGTAGATCCAAATCCCTTCTGAACACCATATTCATGAGAACCACATTCACTAGTATGAGGCAACCAAAAAGTTCATTAAcagatgaaacaaataaaaaaatatggtcaCCATATAAAGTAGTACTATTTATCCATGAAAAGGGATAAAATACTGACAGATACTACAATGCAGATGTGAACTTTAAAACATGAAGAGGGGCTACAGTAATGGTACAGTGATTagggcacacagctgacttgtcatcccagatggtccccctaccctctaggaatgattcccaagcacagagcaagggGCAACCCTGAGGATTACtctggctccaaaaacaaaattaaaacatggtGATTGAAAACAATCACAAAAGATCACCTATTATTCAATCTGCTTAGTGAATCAGCAAATTCAGAGTCAGAACACAGGGCCAAAGTAAAGTAGGGCTATGAAGACTGGGAGGAAGTAAGTGACATGAATATGGCATAAGAGATGGAGTTTCTTTGGAGACTTTCTAAGTCTCCACAATTGACTAGGTGATTGATAACACAACTCTGTAAATACGCTAACTACTATAGAATGTGCACTTTACACAGGAGAACTGTCTGTAAAGTTATATAGAAAACACAGTTATATCAAAAGAAAATTGATTGAAGCAAAGTAAGACATTAGTTATAGCTATTTATTTCAAAGTTAAAAGAAAGTTACCTGTGACTGGAGGGGGGGAAAACGATGGCATCAGGGGCGTCTGAGGAGCTCTTCCTGCGTGTCCCCTTGTTATGTCGTAAGCTGAACCCACAGAAAATCCTGATGTAGGAGGCCCCGATGGGGGAGCAGCTAAAGGAGTGCTGGGGGCAGATGTGGATGGTGGGAACTGGGGTGCAGGTGAATTACCAAGAGTGGCAGCAGGAGTCGGTAGAGCAACAGGAAGTGAAGCACAAGTAGTAAGTGGGGGTCCAGAAGTAACAGGTGATGGAGGCACAAAAGGCAGTGGTGCTGCAGGGCCTGACGGAGGGAGGGTCTGTTGTGGGGTAGAATACGCATGTGGAGGCAAAGACTGCATGGGTGTTGCACTTGGAGAAGAAAAGGAACTGGTTGTAGCTAGGggataaaacaaaattagaaatcatttaaatttcaaattagctCATGACTTCCTTCTTCTAAAAGTTCACAATTTAAGAGACCATATTCCAAAAACTACTTTTGAAAGTAATTTCAAATCAACAGCAGGGGTCAGCAGATAGCCCAGCAGACTGAGCCTGGTCAAAGTCTCACCACCATGTGGTCCAGTTGACAAGAATCACTGGGGAGGCCCTCAGATTTCCATAGCACAGCTTGGGAACCCACCCCAAATGAACAAGTATTATGATTCAATACAAAGGATGTGCAAGTCCCACAAGGGGGAAAAGCAGCTATATAAATTATGGCATGGCTTACACCTAGATCTTTGTGTTTTCATTCATCACTGTGtttttaaacaaaacattttcatcCTTACTGCTTTGAGCATGgctgaaaaattaaaatctccGAAGTCAGTGAGTTCCTTCAATGTCAAAGAATTTGAAACAAAAGTAATGCCACATAGGGGGATTTGTCTTAAAAAAGACAACTCATAAGCTGCTGCATGCAGCCAGCcttggtttggtccccagcaccctatgtggtccctcaagctctgccaggaatgattcctgagcagagacaggagtaacccctgaatactgcaagtgtggccgcaaaacaaaagaaatgaaaaaagagggccagggcccggagagatagcacagcggcgtttgccttgcaaacagccaatccaggaccaaaggtggttggttcaaatcccggtgtcccatatggtcccccgtgcctgccaggagctatttctgagcagacagccaggagtaacccctgagcatcgccgggtgtggcccaaaaaccaaaaaaaaaaaaaaagagggacagagagagagcatggaggtagggagtttgccttgcatgcacaaggatggtggtttaaatcctggtatcccgtatggtcccctgagcctgccaagggcatagagccaggagtaatccctgagcgctgctgggtgtgacccaaagtcccccccccccccaaaaaaaaagggaagaaagaaagaaagatgactcATAGATAATATGAAGAATAAAGGTTTACCTAGCACAGAGCACATTGGGCTTAAATAAGCCTCTGTCCTTCATTCTAAGAGATCAGAGAAGTCTCCgtgtatgtatttttaaaaattaactccaAAGAAAAAGTGACAGTACCTCCCCTCATTACAACAAATTACAT
The Suncus etruscus isolate mSunEtr1 chromosome 4, mSunEtr1.pri.cur, whole genome shotgun sequence genome window above contains:
- the PRRC1 gene encoding protein PRRC1; protein product: MMEESGIEITPPRTPPPNPIGSATTTPSSTPAPLATTSSFSSPSATPMQSLPPHAYSTPQQTLPPSGPAAPLPFVPPSPVTSGPPLTTCASLPVALPTPAATLGNSPAPQFPPSTSAPSTPLAAPPSGPPTSGFSVGSAYDITRGHAGRAPQTPLMPSFSPPPVTGVLPAPITQQASLTSLAQGAGSPSAITFPEEQEDPRIISVQDEASAGGLWGFIKGVAGNPMVKSVLDKTKHSVETMITTLDPGMAPYIKSGGELDIVVTSNKDVKVAAIRDAFQEVFGLAVVVGEPGQSSIAPQPVGYAAGLKGAQERIDSLRRSGVIHEKQTAVSVENFIAELLPDKWFDIGCVIVEDPVHGIHLETFTQATPIPLEFVQQAQSLTPQDYNLRWSGFSVTVGEVLEKNLVNISQTDWHVAFTGMSRRQMIYSAAKAIAGMYKQRLPPRPM